Proteins from one Deinococcus seoulensis genomic window:
- a CDS encoding GGDEF domain-containing protein, translated as MMWKDLIVNLCVFVTLAYLLSATYRSWPPEQTGPMLWLRAALLSSIGVILMMFPAQLAPGVVMDLRAVPLAFAALRYGAPMGLLIAVPSVAYRVYLGGQGVPVGVSSMLLVILAASLLRPYVNFANPNRPLLQRWYYAAPVLIPYGLTLGLLPGGPELLRTSYLPLLAFNMLGFLIGGSILTARLQMLQLTTRFQAQALLDPLTRLANRRQFDQDLVYLTARDAVLMIDIDHFKRVNDTFGHPTGDRVLTQVAQALAAALRPGDTAYRFGGEEFAVILRNTQQPYLHAVAERLRRAAGLTLDLRPDSPRSPDSPHSTNGPHSTNGTHGPAAPGEDGAAPRAAGTAITTDGAAQATTLGAAQATVQATAHPPDRWPITVSVGGAHASTGPRSAVARADAALYHAKRSGRNRSVIDTDPTISSGVPGDPQAST; from the coding sequence ATGATGTGGAAGGACCTGATCGTCAACCTGTGCGTGTTCGTCACGCTGGCCTACCTGCTGAGCGCCACGTACCGCTCGTGGCCCCCCGAGCAGACCGGCCCCATGCTGTGGCTACGCGCCGCGCTGCTCTCATCGATCGGCGTGATCCTGATGATGTTCCCCGCCCAGCTGGCACCGGGCGTCGTCATGGACCTGCGGGCCGTGCCGCTGGCCTTCGCCGCGCTGCGGTACGGGGCGCCCATGGGCCTGCTGATCGCCGTGCCCAGCGTCGCCTACCGCGTCTACCTGGGCGGGCAGGGCGTCCCGGTAGGGGTCAGCAGCATGCTGCTCGTGATCCTGGCGGCCAGTCTCCTGCGTCCGTACGTGAACTTCGCCAACCCCAACCGGCCGCTGCTGCAACGCTGGTACTACGCCGCGCCGGTCCTGATTCCGTACGGCCTGACCCTGGGTCTCCTGCCGGGCGGCCCGGAACTGCTGCGCACGTCGTACCTGCCGCTGCTGGCGTTCAACATGCTGGGTTTCCTGATCGGCGGGTCGATCCTGACCGCGCGCCTGCAGATGCTGCAACTCACCACCCGCTTTCAGGCGCAGGCGCTGCTGGACCCCCTGACCCGCCTGGCGAACCGCCGCCAGTTCGACCAGGACCTCGTGTACCTGACCGCCCGCGACGCCGTGCTGATGATCGACATCGACCACTTCAAACGCGTGAACGACACCTTCGGCCACCCCACCGGGGACCGCGTGCTGACGCAGGTGGCGCAGGCCCTGGCGGCCGCCCTGCGGCCCGGCGACACCGCCTACCGCTTCGGCGGCGAGGAATTCGCGGTGATCCTGCGCAACACCCAGCAGCCCTACCTGCACGCGGTCGCCGAACGCCTGCGCCGCGCCGCTGGCCTGACCCTGGACCTGCGCCCGGACAGCCCCCGCAGCCCGGACAGCCCCCACAGCACGAACGGCCCCCACAGCACGAACGGCACCCACGGCCCGGCCGCGCCCGGTGAGGATGGGGCCGCTCCCCGGGCCGCCGGGACCGCGATCACCACGGACGGCGCCGCACAGGCCACCACACTGGGCGCCGCGCAGGCCACCGTGCAGGCCACCGCGCACCCCCCGGACCGCTGGCCCATCACGGTCTCGGTCGGTGGCGCGCATGCCAGCACCGGCCCGCGCAGCGCCGTGGCCCGGGCCGACGCTGCGCTGTACCACGCCAAACGCAGCGGCCGGAACCGCAGCGTCATCGACACCGATCCGACGATCAGCAGTGGCGTGCCCGGCGACCCGCAGGCCAGCACCTGA
- a CDS encoding response regulator, which yields MTRPFHVLLVDDNPADLLLAQEVFHEHGDALSVTTCSGGSEALELLRAPGPRPDVVILDVNMPVMSGFEVLQAIKDDPALVWIPVVMLSTSSHPGDIERAYTLHASSYMVKSSSFQTFMEQVDAFVRFWKESRTPSWPERAGR from the coding sequence TTGACGCGCCCGTTCCATGTGCTGCTGGTCGACGACAACCCGGCCGACCTGCTGCTGGCCCAGGAAGTCTTTCACGAGCATGGCGACGCGCTGTCCGTCACGACCTGCTCGGGCGGCAGCGAGGCCCTGGAGCTGCTGCGCGCGCCCGGCCCGCGCCCGGACGTGGTGATCCTGGACGTGAACATGCCGGTCATGTCTGGATTCGAGGTGCTGCAGGCCATCAAGGACGACCCGGCGCTGGTGTGGATTCCGGTCGTGATGCTCTCCACGTCCTCCCACCCGGGTGACATCGAGCGGGCCTACACCCTGCACGCCAGTTCGTACATGGTCAAGAGCAGTTCCTTCCAGACGTTCATGGAGCAGGTGGACGCCTTCGTGCGCTTCTGGAAGGAAAGCCGCACGCCCAGCTGGCCCGAACGCGCCGGACGCTGA
- a CDS encoding Ohr family peroxiredoxin — protein sequence MTDSTTSSDSRLVYTATSEVSGGRSGQAFVGRDRLNVTLRPPQSRTEGADPEELFAAGYASCFLSALQSVARRDNITVGTPQARAHVSLHAEQGGSYHLSVQLQIHLPGTDDATAEALIHAAHATCPYSRAIAGNVQVDLELHSNPLL from the coding sequence ATGACCGACTCCACCACCTCCAGCGATTCCAGGCTCGTGTACACCGCTACCAGCGAGGTCAGCGGCGGCCGCAGCGGGCAGGCGTTCGTGGGCCGCGACCGCCTGAACGTCACCCTGCGCCCCCCGCAGTCCCGCACCGAGGGAGCCGACCCCGAGGAACTGTTCGCTGCCGGGTACGCCTCCTGCTTCCTCAGCGCCCTGCAGAGCGTCGCCCGGCGTGACAACATCACGGTCGGCACGCCCCAGGCCCGCGCGCACGTCAGCCTGCACGCCGAACAGGGCGGCAGTTACCACCTGAGCGTGCAGCTTCAGATTCACCTGCCCGGCACCGACGACGCCACCGCCGAGGCGCTCATTCACGCCGCGCACGCCACCTGCCCGTACAGCCGCGCCATCGCCGGGAACGTTCAGGTAGACCTGGAACTGCACAGCAACCCGCTGCTGTAA
- a CDS encoding LysR family transcriptional regulator, translated as MDQRQLQAFVITAQELHFGRAAERLNLTGPPLGRLIRTLEDRIGTPLLARTTRRVTLTPAGQAFLPHAQAILAQMDGAASLARRTASGHAGHLRLGYLGAASLHLLPRLWRHMTATHPDIQIDATELCTPDQRQALLAGELDAGLMALPVWHDRLSARPLMHIPLLAALPSTHPLAGRTSLHLRELAAEEWLTCTPYATTLPPEQVQALCQAFGVLPRIRAVGGTESAVVGRVAAGQGVTLVPQPLVNPRQDGVTFVPLEDGVTLDVGLVTCRDASNPALGALLGSLAAVTGLMGES; from the coding sequence ATGGATCAGCGGCAACTGCAGGCGTTCGTGATCACCGCCCAGGAACTTCACTTCGGGCGGGCGGCCGAGCGCCTGAACCTGACCGGGCCGCCGCTGGGCCGCCTGATCCGCACGCTGGAAGACCGGATCGGCACGCCCCTGCTGGCCCGCACGACCCGCCGCGTGACCCTGACCCCCGCCGGGCAGGCCTTCCTGCCGCACGCGCAGGCGATCCTGGCGCAGATGGACGGCGCGGCCAGTCTGGCGCGCCGCACGGCCAGCGGGCACGCCGGGCACCTGCGCCTGGGGTACCTGGGGGCCGCCAGCCTGCACCTGCTGCCCCGACTGTGGCGGCACATGACGGCCACGCACCCGGATATTCAGATCGACGCGACCGAGCTATGCACGCCCGATCAGCGTCAGGCCCTGCTGGCCGGTGAGCTGGACGCCGGCCTGATGGCCCTGCCCGTCTGGCACGACCGCCTGAGCGCCCGCCCCCTGATGCACATTCCGCTGCTGGCCGCGCTGCCCAGCACGCACCCGCTGGCCGGCCGGACCAGCCTGCACCTGCGCGAACTGGCCGCCGAGGAGTGGCTGACCTGCACGCCCTACGCCACCACCCTGCCGCCCGAGCAGGTGCAGGCGCTGTGTCAGGCGTTCGGCGTGCTGCCCCGCATCCGCGCTGTCGGGGGAACCGAGAGCGCTGTGGTGGGCCGCGTGGCCGCCGGGCAGGGCGTCACACTGGTCCCGCAACCGCTCGTGAACCCCCGGCAGGACGGCGTGACCTTCGTGCCGCTGGAGGACGGTGTCACGCTCGACGTGGGCCTCGTCACCTGCCGGGACGCCAGTAACCCCGCACTGGGGGCGCTGCTCGGCAGCCTCGCCGCCGTCACAGGGTTGATGGGTGAAAGTTGA
- a CDS encoding DNA repair protein, whose translation MARAKTKNETLTSGPVSPYAAFDALMATAAVDGQIQALADSGADTLTLDSALTEALTAAQRRWGLGLHHLTHTARTDGDDILFLTDGRVTAPLSGGVQALARAYEDMRATDERGLSLWGALGEGHRLSGDAPGARLKVLIEDARDFETHWTAGRAEQYWRTWRSGETLFTEVARPASAEAALSDAAWDVITSIKDRVFQRDLMRRSEEVGMLGALLGARHAGARNNLTLLPDAHFTVQAAVHSATGPDARNADTHRALLRAASAELDELQSHTTRQLAEVLRHGLKNS comes from the coding sequence ATGGCACGAGCAAAAACGAAAAACGAAACACTGACCTCCGGACCCGTCTCCCCGTACGCGGCCTTCGACGCGCTGATGGCCACCGCCGCCGTCGACGGCCAGATCCAGGCGCTCGCCGACAGCGGCGCCGACACCCTGACCCTCGACAGCGCCCTGACCGAAGCCCTCACGGCCGCGCAGCGCCGCTGGGGCCTGGGCCTGCACCACCTGACCCACACCGCCCGCACCGACGGCGACGACATCCTGTTCCTGACAGACGGCCGCGTGACCGCTCCCCTCAGCGGCGGCGTGCAGGCCCTGGCCCGCGCCTACGAGGACATGCGCGCCACCGACGAACGCGGCCTGAGCCTGTGGGGCGCACTCGGCGAGGGCCACCGCCTGAGCGGCGACGCTCCCGGCGCCCGCCTGAAAGTCCTGATCGAGGACGCCCGCGACTTCGAAACGCACTGGACCGCCGGACGCGCCGAACAGTACTGGCGCACCTGGCGCAGCGGCGAGACCCTGTTCACCGAGGTCGCCCGGCCCGCCAGCGCCGAGGCGGCCCTCTCGGACGCCGCGTGGGACGTGATCACCAGCATCAAGGACCGCGTGTTCCAGCGTGACCTGATGCGCCGCAGCGAGGAAGTCGGCATGCTCGGCGCGCTGCTCGGCGCCCGCCACGCCGGAGCGCGCAACAACCTGACCCTGCTGCCCGACGCGCACTTCACCGTGCAGGCCGCCGTGCACAGCGCCACCGGCCCCGACGCCCGCAACGCCGACACGCACCGCGCCCTGCTGCGCGCCGCCAGCGCCGAACTCGACGAACTGCAATCCCACACCACCCGCCAGCTGGCCGAAGTGCTGCGACACGGACTGAAGAACAGCTGA
- a CDS encoding bifunctional diguanylate cyclase/phosphodiesterase — MPDRLTEPDPTALRTLTGSVDPVVVVGSDLQVLGVSGAFLALSGWTAAQLVGQPLTQLCMPHDREALQTGAHLFLHQGALPDRRDFTLRGADHAPLPVQLRGVRYDLPGAGRIAALLVRPVTPLRPVTQFYRQVLHELPLGVSVTDTAGRYVYANPATLPLRGEREALIGRTDREAADLLNLPGDTLRLREEALTQMRREPARLAWDERLAGGTVQERSLIPIHDANGELSLLLSYATDLPERARQSERLTLLEGSMQASTSPVCILDARRGAQHGRVAYANAAMGALHASTQALGTHPLEWPWLPLDRQSIRALLTHLNDTPQQAFKYDLHLPGRREWWEVSATRVGRAAAPGSHWALILRDVREERHADLFLRSFADATVTSLQDAPLEDVLAPIFRGVQQVARGWSPGVATLDSEFMRVMGPVPAPLERMLSRYPTREARALWSGRDLERQGTAQVIHDLWDQLRVGEQVGDRWIPAVQTSVEVPMYDRDRQLLGLLALTHPNRMDVPQGVQRLAENVASQIALFIDRQRKLEQLQRLAYTDTLTGLQNRAGFTRAAGALLDTPGAAGSLLAGSPLAVALMDLNRFKLVNDTLGHDVGDQLLAAISERLAEVTARYPAPVLARMGGDEFAVILSDPAQIDALSGDIHDAVTRPFMIGGRQLRVGIAIGWSVYPDTAQDSAALLRQADTAMYHAKRAGQSHQVFSPSAQPRISHLTLETALFEALQEEQFSLVFQPQVSCADGQLCGAEVLLRWTHPELGAVSPADFIPVAESTGLIGGIGLFVLRAALREVATWPAQVPVSVNVSPVQLRQPGFAQQVAAMLREAGVAPHRLTLEVTETAFINDLNAVTEAVRRLRALGIRVAIDDFGTGYSTLMTLRQLLVHELKIDRAFVRDLNSGGREGRENRAIVQATLGLGQALGLNVVAEGVETQAQADALLELGCPVMQGWLIAPGLSAAAFRERFLPGMGGPGVSGPGVGTAGAES, encoded by the coding sequence ATGCCGGATCGCCTGACCGAACCCGACCCGACCGCGCTGCGCACCCTGACGGGCAGCGTGGACCCGGTCGTCGTGGTGGGCAGTGACCTTCAGGTGCTGGGCGTGTCCGGGGCGTTCCTGGCCCTGAGCGGCTGGACGGCCGCGCAACTGGTCGGGCAACCGCTGACGCAGCTGTGCATGCCGCACGACCGCGAGGCGTTGCAGACGGGCGCGCACCTGTTCCTGCACCAGGGCGCGCTGCCGGACCGGCGGGACTTCACGCTGCGCGGCGCCGACCACGCGCCGCTGCCGGTACAGCTGCGCGGCGTGCGCTACGACCTGCCCGGCGCGGGCCGGATCGCGGCGCTGCTGGTGCGGCCCGTCACGCCGTTGCGGCCCGTCACGCAGTTCTACCGGCAGGTGCTGCACGAGTTACCGCTGGGCGTGTCCGTGACCGACACGGCCGGACGGTACGTGTACGCCAACCCGGCCACGCTGCCCCTGCGCGGCGAACGCGAGGCCCTGATCGGCCGCACGGACCGCGAGGCCGCCGACCTGCTGAACCTGCCCGGGGACACCCTGCGGCTGCGCGAGGAGGCCCTGACGCAGATGCGGCGCGAACCGGCGCGGCTGGCATGGGATGAGCGGCTGGCGGGCGGCACCGTGCAGGAACGCAGTCTGATTCCCATCCACGACGCAAACGGAGAACTGAGCCTGCTGCTGTCGTACGCCACGGACCTGCCGGAACGGGCGCGGCAGTCCGAACGGCTGACACTGCTGGAAGGCAGCATGCAGGCCAGCACCTCGCCGGTGTGCATCCTGGACGCCCGGCGGGGCGCGCAGCACGGCCGGGTCGCGTACGCGAACGCCGCGATGGGCGCCCTGCACGCCAGCACGCAGGCGCTGGGCACGCACCCGCTGGAGTGGCCGTGGCTGCCGCTGGACCGCCAGAGCATCCGGGCGCTGCTGACGCACCTGAACGACACGCCGCAGCAGGCGTTCAAGTACGACCTGCACCTGCCGGGCCGCCGCGAATGGTGGGAAGTCTCGGCCACGCGGGTGGGCCGCGCCGCCGCGCCCGGCAGTCACTGGGCGCTGATCCTGCGGGACGTGCGCGAGGAACGCCACGCCGACCTGTTCCTGCGCAGTTTCGCGGACGCGACCGTGACCTCGTTGCAGGACGCGCCGCTGGAGGACGTGCTGGCCCCCATCTTCCGGGGCGTGCAGCAGGTGGCGCGCGGCTGGAGTCCCGGCGTCGCCACGCTGGACAGCGAGTTCATGCGGGTCATGGGGCCGGTCCCTGCCCCGCTGGAACGGATGCTCTCACGCTACCCCACCCGCGAGGCCCGCGCCCTGTGGAGCGGCCGGGACCTGGAACGCCAGGGAACCGCGCAGGTCATTCACGACCTGTGGGATCAGCTGCGGGTGGGCGAGCAGGTCGGGGACCGCTGGATTCCGGCGGTGCAGACCAGCGTGGAGGTGCCCATGTACGACCGCGACCGGCAACTGCTGGGCCTGCTGGCCCTGACGCACCCCAACCGCATGGACGTCCCGCAGGGCGTGCAGCGACTGGCCGAGAACGTGGCCAGTCAGATCGCGCTGTTCATCGACCGGCAACGCAAACTCGAGCAGTTGCAACGCCTGGCGTACACGGACACCCTGACGGGCCTTCAGAACCGCGCCGGGTTCACGCGGGCGGCCGGGGCGCTGCTGGACACGCCGGGCGCGGCCGGGTCACTGCTGGCCGGGTCGCCGCTGGCCGTGGCGCTGATGGACCTGAACCGCTTCAAGCTGGTGAACGACACGCTGGGCCACGACGTGGGCGACCAGTTGCTGGCGGCCATCAGCGAGCGGCTGGCAGAGGTCACGGCGCGGTACCCGGCGCCGGTCCTGGCCCGCATGGGCGGCGACGAGTTCGCGGTGATCCTGAGCGACCCGGCGCAGATCGACGCGCTGAGCGGCGACATTCACGACGCCGTGACCCGCCCGTTCATGATCGGGGGCCGGCAGTTGCGGGTGGGGATCGCCATCGGCTGGAGCGTGTACCCGGACACCGCGCAGGACAGCGCCGCGCTGCTGCGGCAGGCCGACACGGCCATGTACCACGCCAAACGCGCCGGGCAGAGTCATCAGGTGTTCAGTCCGTCGGCGCAGCCCCGCATCTCGCACCTGACGCTGGAAACGGCGCTGTTCGAGGCGCTTCAGGAAGAGCAGTTCAGTCTGGTGTTCCAGCCGCAGGTGAGCTGCGCCGACGGGCAGTTGTGCGGCGCGGAGGTGCTGCTGCGCTGGACGCACCCGGAACTGGGCGCCGTCTCACCGGCCGATTTCATTCCGGTGGCGGAATCCACGGGCCTGATCGGTGGGATCGGGCTGTTCGTCCTGCGCGCCGCGCTGCGCGAGGTGGCCACCTGGCCCGCGCAGGTGCCGGTCAGCGTGAACGTGTCGCCAGTGCAGTTGCGCCAGCCGGGCTTCGCGCAGCAGGTGGCGGCCATGCTGAGAGAAGCGGGGGTGGCGCCGCACCGCCTGACGCTGGAAGTCACGGAAACGGCGTTCATCAACGACCTGAACGCCGTGACGGAGGCCGTGCGCCGCTTACGGGCGCTGGGGATCCGGGTGGCCATCGACGATTTCGGGACCGGGTACTCGACCCTGATGACGCTGCGGCAACTGCTGGTGCATGAACTGAAGATCGACCGGGCGTTCGTGCGTGACCTGAACAGCGGGGGCCGTGAGGGCCGCGAGAACCGCGCGATCGTGCAGGCCACGCTGGGGCTGGGGCAGGCGCTGGGCCTGAACGTGGTCGCGGAAGGCGTCGAAACCCAGGCGCAGGCCGACGCACTGCTGGAACTGGGCTGCCCGGTCATGCAGGGCTGGCTGATCGCGCCGGGCCTGAGTGCCGCTGCGTTCCGTGAACGCTTCCTGCCGGGTATGGGCGGGCCGGGTGTGAGCGGGCCGGGTGTGGGTACCGCCGGAGCGGAGTCCTGA
- a CDS encoding EAL domain-containing protein: MNDTGRTPEQDAVLSVLLRSAHALAVIDLPTLVILGATDALTARLGWPGGALDGQPLGALFPDHARDGALAAAQRFAQSGQPFPARHDLRRGDGQTVTADLTALRLTLSGDRPALLLALHAPALPTDPAADPAADPAADPAAARAAFLEDVLHNLPVDVAVFDAQGRYLYVNPVAIRDPAVRAGAIGLTHREYSEWRGHPAHRTALRDHHFQLARQGEAQQWEEYFQTPAGHRIIRRAMWPVTADDGQVRLVIGYGSDVTVPDDQARRMTLLETMVTTSVDPLLVMDARPGPSYQTVVYGNPALHAFLRSHGLERIPDTPLPEWPLADWNRRAILEMLNLLRPTDRYRGLLHLPDAHQWVEVNASSIRDGDTCTHWAINLRDVTEAHQAAQAQSHMARANRLALSGRPLHESMEALLEGVDFMNPGWRAALVMATPTGMQVVGTVSAQFARRVESEPLLTMQRFWQQIDPDGRGEPFTVPDLLDTTLNDTAAQDMAPHLGVRTMTQLPLYGRAGQLLGVLVAAHPEPHRWAAPVVEALRPRVPTAAMLVEQHLQQRRLALLAFTDPLTGLMNRVTLAEHLDLQLRAAAERDRRLAFGLMDLDRFKFLNDGYGHPAGDQLLRQLAARLDAVCAAHGVPVLARMGGDEFALVLDAGGVPALTDALSEVFDTPFEISAGGGTGSVLLQASLGWSVYPDTAADASELHQQADAAMYTAKRRQEFSQVFEAAPRTGLQTLTLETALRESLRREDFTLVFQPQIGVQDGRLMGAEALLRWTHPALGPVPPDQFIPVAELAGLIAPLGRWVLDTACHEAARWPDGTLSVSVNVSSVQLAGPHFAAQVRAALSSSGLNPGRLVLEVTETGLIDNPARTRELLQALRDDGVRISIDDFGTGYSSLVSVRTLPVDELKIDRAFIQDLGQDTQAGRESRAIISASVLMAHALDITVVAEGVETQAQAAQLAQVGCDVAQGWLYSPGLAARDFLEWQTRWPARPPATEP; encoded by the coding sequence GTGAACGACACCGGCCGGACACCCGAACAGGACGCCGTCCTGTCTGTCCTGCTGCGCAGCGCCCACGCCCTGGCCGTCATCGACCTGCCCACGCTGGTCATCCTGGGTGCCACGGACGCCCTGACGGCGCGGCTCGGGTGGCCCGGCGGCGCACTGGACGGCCAGCCGCTGGGCGCGCTGTTCCCCGATCATGCCCGTGACGGGGCGCTGGCCGCCGCGCAGCGGTTCGCGCAGTCGGGCCAGCCGTTCCCGGCCCGGCACGACCTGCGGCGAGGTGACGGTCAGACCGTCACGGCCGACCTGACCGCCCTGCGCCTGACCCTGAGCGGCGACCGGCCCGCCCTGCTGCTGGCCCTGCACGCCCCGGCGCTGCCCACCGACCCGGCTGCCGACCCGGCTGCCGACCCGGCTGCCGACCCGGCTGCCGCGCGCGCCGCCTTCCTGGAGGACGTGCTGCACAACCTTCCGGTGGACGTGGCGGTGTTCGACGCGCAGGGCCGCTACCTGTACGTGAATCCGGTCGCCATCCGCGACCCGGCCGTGCGGGCCGGCGCGATCGGCCTGACCCACCGCGAGTACAGCGAGTGGCGCGGCCATCCGGCCCACCGGACCGCCCTGCGTGACCATCACTTTCAACTGGCGCGTCAGGGCGAGGCGCAGCAGTGGGAGGAATACTTCCAGACCCCCGCCGGGCACAGGATCATCCGCCGGGCCATGTGGCCCGTGACGGCAGACGACGGTCAGGTCCGCCTGGTGATCGGCTACGGCTCCGACGTGACCGTCCCGGACGATCAGGCGCGGCGCATGACGCTGCTGGAAACCATGGTCACCACCTCCGTGGATCCCCTGCTGGTCATGGACGCCCGCCCCGGCCCGTCCTACCAGACCGTCGTGTACGGCAACCCCGCCCTGCACGCGTTCCTGCGCTCGCACGGCCTGGAACGTATCCCCGACACGCCCCTGCCCGAATGGCCTCTGGCCGACTGGAACCGCCGGGCCATCCTGGAGATGCTGAACCTCCTGCGCCCCACCGACCGGTACCGGGGGCTGCTGCACCTGCCCGACGCGCACCAGTGGGTCGAGGTGAATGCCAGCTCCATCCGGGACGGCGACACCTGCACCCACTGGGCCATCAACCTGCGCGACGTGACCGAGGCCCACCAGGCCGCGCAGGCGCAGTCGCACATGGCGCGAGCCAACCGCCTGGCCCTGAGCGGCCGCCCGCTGCACGAGAGCATGGAGGCCCTGCTTGAAGGCGTGGATTTCATGAACCCCGGCTGGCGGGCCGCGCTGGTCATGGCGACCCCCACCGGCATGCAGGTGGTCGGGACCGTCTCGGCGCAGTTCGCCCGGCGGGTAGAGAGCGAACCGCTGCTGACCATGCAGCGCTTCTGGCAGCAGATCGACCCGGACGGCAGGGGCGAACCGTTCACCGTGCCGGACCTGCTGGACACCACTCTGAACGACACGGCCGCGCAGGACATGGCCCCACACCTGGGCGTGCGCACCATGACCCAACTGCCGCTGTACGGCCGCGCCGGGCAACTGCTGGGCGTGCTGGTCGCCGCGCACCCGGAACCGCACCGCTGGGCCGCGCCGGTCGTGGAGGCCCTGCGGCCCCGCGTGCCCACCGCCGCCATGCTGGTCGAACAGCACCTGCAGCAGCGGCGCCTGGCCCTGCTGGCCTTCACGGACCCGCTGACCGGCCTGATGAACCGCGTCACGCTGGCCGAACACCTGGACCTGCAACTGCGCGCCGCGGCCGAAAGGGACCGGCGGCTCGCGTTCGGCCTGATGGACCTGGACCGCTTCAAGTTCCTGAACGACGGGTACGGTCACCCGGCCGGGGATCAACTGCTGCGGCAACTGGCGGCCCGCCTGGACGCCGTGTGCGCCGCGCACGGCGTGCCGGTCCTGGCGCGCATGGGCGGCGACGAGTTCGCGCTGGTCCTGGACGCCGGGGGCGTTCCGGCCCTCACGGACGCCCTGAGCGAGGTGTTCGACACGCCCTTCGAGATCAGCGCGGGCGGCGGGACGGGCAGCGTGCTGCTGCAGGCGTCCCTGGGCTGGAGCGTGTACCCAGACACCGCCGCCGACGCCAGCGAACTGCACCAGCAGGCCGACGCCGCCATGTACACCGCCAAACGCCGCCAGGAGTTCTCGCAGGTGTTCGAAGCGGCCCCCCGCACCGGGCTACAGACCCTGACGCTGGAAACGGCGCTGCGTGAAAGCCTGCGCCGCGAGGACTTCACGCTGGTGTTCCAGCCGCAGATCGGCGTGCAGGATGGCCGCCTGATGGGCGCCGAGGCGCTGCTGCGCTGGACGCACCCGGCGCTGGGACCCGTGCCGCCCGACCAGTTCATTCCGGTGGCGGAACTCGCGGGCCTGATCGCCCCGCTGGGCCGCTGGGTGCTGGACACCGCCTGCCACGAGGCGGCCCGCTGGCCGGACGGGACGCTCAGCGTCAGCGTGAACGTGTCCAGCGTTCAACTGGCCGGGCCGCACTTCGCCGCGCAGGTGCGCGCCGCGCTGAGTAGCAGTGGCCTGAACCCCGGCAGGCTGGTGCTGGAAGTGACGGAAACCGGATTGATCGACAACCCGGCCCGCACGCGCGAGCTGCTGCAGGCGCTGCGGGACGACGGCGTGCGCATCAGCATCGACGATTTCGGCACCGGGTACTCCTCACTGGTGAGCGTGCGGACCCTGCCGGTCGATGAACTGAAGATCGACCGGGCGTTCATTCAGGATCTCGGGCAGGACACGCAGGCCGGGCGGGAAAGCCGCGCGATCATCAGCGCGAGCGTGCTGATGGCGCACGCGCTGGACATCACGGTCGTGGCCGAGGGCGTGGAAACGCAGGCGCAGGCCGCGCAACTCGCGCAGGTCGGATGCGACGTCGCGCAGGGCTGGCTGTACTCACCGGGCCTGGCTGCGCGGGACTTCCTGGAGTGGCAGACCCGCTGGCCCGCCCGGCCGCCCGCCACGGAACCCTAG
- a CDS encoding MurR/RpiR family transcriptional regulator, whose protein sequence is MTRSTPATGGALGRIRLHADSLSPSLRRVADHISAHADTAVHQTITEVAQSAGVSEATITRLCHKLNYAGFHAFKIALASDLGGLRPQGGPHASTDAPSQMQRLTQQAVRSLEGTARMLDAQVTADVAERLARAPRVDLTGQGNSSLTAQFFAHRLLRIGVPAATYPDPHLAAVSISTLPRGSVVIGLSGTGSTLDTIGHLKLAQECGLYTVAVTHRAASPITRHASAVLFTASQEDPMTDGVLDTLTSQLLLLEALYAALLTHRPEADAMLRVTAGSVVEKKV, encoded by the coding sequence ATGACCCGCAGCACCCCCGCCACGGGCGGCGCACTCGGCCGCATCCGCCTGCACGCCGACTCGCTCTCACCCAGCCTGCGGCGCGTCGCCGACCACATCAGCGCGCACGCCGACACCGCCGTTCACCAGACCATCACCGAGGTCGCCCAGAGCGCCGGAGTCAGCGAGGCCACCATCACCCGGCTGTGCCACAAACTGAACTACGCCGGGTTCCACGCCTTCAAGATCGCGCTCGCCAGCGACCTGGGCGGCCTGCGCCCACAGGGCGGCCCGCACGCCAGCACCGACGCGCCCAGCCAGATGCAGCGCCTGACCCAGCAGGCCGTCCGCAGCCTCGAAGGCACCGCCCGCATGCTGGACGCCCAGGTGACCGCCGACGTCGCCGAGCGGCTCGCGCGCGCCCCGCGCGTCGACCTGACCGGGCAGGGCAACAGCAGCCTGACCGCGCAGTTCTTCGCGCACCGCCTGCTGCGCATCGGCGTGCCCGCCGCCACCTACCCCGACCCGCACCTCGCGGCCGTCAGTATCTCCACCCTCCCGCGCGGCAGCGTCGTGATCGGCCTGAGCGGCACCGGCAGCACCCTGGACACCATCGGGCACCTGAAACTCGCGCAGGAATGCGGGCTGTACACCGTCGCCGTCACGCACCGCGCCGCCAGCCCCATCACCCGGCACGCCAGCGCCGTCCTGTTCACCGCCAGCCAGGAAGACCCCATGACCGACGGCGTGCTGGACACCCTGACCAGTCAACTGCTGCTGCTCGAGGCGCTGTACGCCGCGCTGCTCACCCACCGCCCCGAGGCGGACGCCATGCTGCGCGTCACGGCGGGCAGCGTGGTCGAGAAGAAAGTCTGA